In a single window of the Melioribacteraceae bacterium genome:
- a CDS encoding FAD-binding protein, protein MTISTFDQLSRLKERIEGDLLLDELSKVIYATDASVYREKPMAVVVPKSKSDVKLIIDFAAKHGLSIIPRAAGTSLAGQVVGDGIVIDISKYMNRIVEINSEERWVRVQPGVVLDELNMELKKYGLLFGPETATSSRCNLGGMFGNNSCGAHSILYGSTRDHVIEADVILSDGSEVTFKPLTKEEVIEKCNGSSLENKIYDRMYFLLSDSNNQKEIIKEYPSQEINRRNNGYAIDQLLQCDLFGMRDEKFNVCKLLAGSEGTLAFTTEIKLNLVPLPPKNVGVVAVHMNSLEETYKANLIALKYKPGAVELIDGKILDCTKVNIEQSKNRTFIKGDPAALLVVEFARESVEEIQSIAENLENELKENGYGYHYPLLLNEEMNKVWAIRKAGLGLLGNIPGDKRTEQFIEDTCVRPVDLPLFMEELDALLKKNNIDCAYYAHIGSGELHLNPMLNLKDSFDVKLFYSITKEAAHLVKKYNGSLSGEHGDGRLRGEFIPIIIGEHNYQLCKEVKKIWDPHNVFNPGKIVDTVGMSTSLRYEIDKEPRSIPTVYDFSTTKGILRAAEKCNGSADCRKSDLIGGTMCPSYRATRDEKNSTRARANTLREYLTRSKKVNPFDHHEIYEVMDLCLSCKACKSECPSGIDMAKLKSEFLQHYYDANGIPLRTRLIAYLPTINLIATKFSGIVNFFLKLKITKSIIGITKKRNLPLLSKKSFSAWYRKNKNNFRKNEYPNGRVNLFIDEFTNYNDAELGIKAFQLLNNLGYEVIIPKHAESGRTFITKGLLRNAKSVANKNVTLLKDKITPDSPLVGIEVSAILSFRDEYLDLVDKNIKSAAINMSKSVFTFDEFISSEFKKGKIKSETFTAEKRKIKLHGHCQQKAIASTKPTIEALSIPKNYSVEEIPSGCCGMAGSFGYEEEHYDISMKVGELVLFPAIRNENEDILICAPGTSCRHQIFDGTKRNALHPVEIIYDALIK, encoded by the coding sequence ATGACTATATCCACATTTGACCAATTATCAAGATTGAAGGAAAGAATTGAGGGGGATCTGCTGTTAGATGAGTTATCAAAAGTAATTTATGCAACCGACGCCTCAGTGTACAGAGAAAAACCGATGGCGGTTGTAGTTCCGAAATCAAAAAGTGATGTAAAACTTATTATTGATTTTGCCGCAAAACATGGTCTCTCGATAATTCCGCGAGCCGCTGGAACTTCCTTAGCCGGACAAGTAGTTGGTGATGGAATTGTGATTGATATTTCAAAATATATGAACCGGATAGTTGAGATAAACAGTGAAGAAAGATGGGTTAGAGTTCAACCAGGCGTTGTGCTTGATGAACTGAATATGGAATTGAAAAAGTATGGATTGCTGTTTGGTCCCGAAACCGCTACGAGCAGTAGATGTAATCTTGGCGGAATGTTTGGTAATAATTCATGTGGAGCTCATTCAATACTTTACGGTTCAACACGCGATCATGTTATTGAAGCGGATGTAATTTTGAGTGATGGGTCAGAAGTTACATTTAAACCACTCACAAAAGAAGAAGTTATTGAAAAATGTAATGGTAGTTCACTAGAAAATAAAATTTATGATCGAATGTATTTTTTATTATCCGACTCAAATAATCAAAAAGAAATTATTAAAGAATATCCTTCACAAGAAATTAACCGTCGAAATAATGGTTACGCTATCGATCAGTTACTGCAATGTGATCTATTTGGTATGCGTGATGAAAAATTTAATGTTTGCAAACTTTTAGCCGGCTCTGAAGGAACCTTAGCATTTACTACCGAGATAAAGTTAAATCTGGTGCCGCTTCCTCCAAAAAATGTCGGCGTTGTTGCTGTTCATATGAATTCACTGGAAGAAACATATAAAGCAAATTTAATTGCGTTAAAGTATAAACCGGGCGCGGTTGAATTAATTGATGGAAAAATTCTTGATTGTACAAAAGTAAATATTGAGCAGAGCAAAAATCGTACTTTTATAAAGGGAGATCCGGCAGCATTACTTGTTGTTGAATTTGCGAGAGAGTCAGTTGAAGAGATTCAGTCAATTGCGGAGAATCTTGAGAATGAATTAAAAGAGAATGGCTATGGTTACCATTATCCATTATTGCTAAATGAAGAAATGAATAAAGTATGGGCAATAAGAAAAGCGGGCTTGGGTTTATTGGGTAATATCCCGGGGGATAAAAGAACAGAACAATTTATAGAGGATACCTGTGTTCGCCCGGTCGATTTACCCCTATTTATGGAAGAACTGGATGCTCTATTGAAAAAAAATAATATCGATTGCGCTTATTACGCTCATATCGGCTCCGGCGAGCTTCATTTAAATCCAATGTTAAATCTGAAAGATTCATTTGATGTAAAATTATTCTACTCAATCACAAAAGAAGCGGCTCATCTTGTAAAAAAATATAATGGCTCATTAAGCGGCGAACATGGCGATGGACGGTTACGCGGTGAATTTATTCCAATCATAATTGGCGAGCATAATTACCAACTATGTAAAGAGGTAAAAAAAATCTGGGACCCCCACAATGTTTTTAATCCGGGTAAAATAGTTGATACAGTTGGGATGAGTACGAGTTTGAGATATGAAATTGATAAGGAACCGAGAAGCATTCCCACTGTTTATGATTTTTCAACGACAAAAGGAATTTTAAGAGCGGCAGAAAAATGCAATGGATCAGCCGACTGTAGAAAGAGCGATTTAATCGGCGGTACAATGTGTCCAAGTTACCGCGCCACACGTGATGAAAAAAACTCAACTCGCGCGCGCGCAAATACTCTGCGCGAATATCTAACAAGATCCAAAAAAGTTAATCCATTTGATCACCATGAAATTTATGAGGTGATGGATTTATGTTTATCGTGTAAAGCCTGTAAATCTGAATGCCCCTCCGGAATTGATATGGCGAAGCTTAAAAGTGAATTTCTACAGCATTATTATGACGCAAATGGAATACCTCTTCGCACTAGATTAATAGCTTATCTTCCCACAATTAATTTGATAGCAACTAAATTTTCGGGAATAGTAAACTTCTTTTTAAAATTAAAAATCACGAAAAGTATTATTGGAATCACAAAAAAGCGTAATCTTCCATTATTATCAAAAAAGTCATTTAGCGCGTGGTATCGAAAGAATAAAAACAATTTCAGAAAAAATGAGTATCCCAATGGACGAGTAAATTTATTTATTGATGAATTTACAAACTATAACGATGCCGAATTGGGGATTAAAGCTTTTCAGTTGCTGAATAATTTAGGCTATGAGGTAATAATTCCTAAGCATGCCGAGAGCGGTAGAACATTTATCACAAAAGGCTTATTGAGAAACGCAAAAAGTGTAGCCAATAAAAATGTAACTTTGTTAAAAGATAAAATTACCCCCGATTCACCTTTAGTAGGAATTGAAGTCTCGGCAATATTATCTTTTAGAGATGAATATCTCGATCTTGTGGATAAAAATATTAAGTCTGCAGCAATAAATATGTCGAAATCAGTATTTACTTTTGATGAGTTTATTTCATCGGAATTTAAAAAAGGAAAAATAAAGTCAGAAACATTTACGGCAGAGAAGCGAAAGATTAAATTGCATGGGCATTGTCAGCAAAAAGCTATCGCGTCCACAAAGCCAACTATAGAAGCATTATCAATACCAAAAAATTATAGTGTGGAAGAAATACCTTCCGGCTGTTGCGGAATGGCCGGTTCGTTTGGCTACGAGGAGGAACATTACGATATATCGATGAAAGTTGGAGAATTAGTTCTTTTTCCTGCAATTAGAAATGAGAATGAGGATATATTAATTTGTGCGCCGGGAACGAGCTGCAGGCATCAAATATTTGATGGCACAAAGAGAAATGCGCTGCATCCCGTAGAAATTATTTATGATGCTTTAATTAAGTAA
- a CDS encoding DUF4922 domain-containing protein: MQIIPTDNNFYFEEEDLLGGTPEKAARLFEQQIKTWPLASENYQALNSVQIKHFDFDGYTIDAQFNPGRIISSSAKVDSKSIQSRPCFLCTQNLPPEQKAVKLVNDYVLLVNPFPIFTKHFTIPSLHHIPQSILPEINNMLLISELLGKDYTVFYNGPRCGASAPDHLHFQAGNFGFMRIDNEYEIIIKKNSQTINTNKELTTRAIFGYHRNFMAIEASNRELLIAEFHRIYNALSGDEHEPMLNIICTFNESWRLLIFPRSKHRPTYFFEEGEKKILISPAAVDLGGVTIFPREEDFKIISKELLIAIFEQVTFSDAEFEKLIERIKFS; the protein is encoded by the coding sequence ATGCAGATAATTCCGACTGATAATAATTTCTATTTTGAAGAGGAAGATCTATTAGGTGGAACTCCCGAAAAAGCCGCAAGACTTTTTGAACAGCAAATTAAAACTTGGCCGCTGGCTTCCGAAAATTACCAGGCATTAAATTCTGTACAAATAAAGCATTTCGATTTCGACGGCTACACTATTGACGCTCAATTTAATCCAGGGAGAATAATTTCATCCTCAGCTAAAGTTGATTCCAAATCAATTCAATCGCGCCCATGTTTTTTATGTACTCAAAATTTACCTCCTGAACAAAAAGCGGTAAAACTAGTAAATGATTATGTATTGTTAGTTAATCCATTCCCGATATTCACCAAACATTTTACTATTCCATCACTTCATCATATTCCTCAAAGTATTCTTCCTGAAATAAATAATATGCTGTTGATTTCGGAACTGCTGGGAAAGGATTACACAGTATTTTATAATGGTCCAAGATGCGGCGCTTCAGCTCCCGATCACCTCCACTTTCAAGCGGGTAATTTTGGATTTATGAGAATTGATAATGAATACGAGATAATAATTAAAAAGAATTCTCAAACAATAAATACAAATAAAGAATTAACTACTCGTGCGATATTTGGTTATCACCGAAATTTTATGGCAATAGAAGCGAGCAATAGGGAATTGTTAATTGCAGAGTTTCATAGAATTTATAATGCGCTGAGTGGTGATGAGCATGAACCAATGTTAAATATAATTTGTACGTTTAATGAGAGTTGGCGCCTATTAATATTCCCGAGAAGTAAACATCGTCCAACTTACTTCTTTGAAGAGGGGGAGAAAAAAATACTGATAAGTCCCGCTGCTGTTGATTTAGGGGGCGTTACTATCTTCCCAAGAGAAGAAGATTTCAAAATAATTTCAAAGGAATTATTAATCGCTATATTTGAGCAGGTTACATTTTCAGATGCAGAGTTTGAAAAGCTAATTGAAAGAATAAAATTTAGTTAG
- a CDS encoding pyridoxal phosphate-dependent aminotransferase family protein, translated as MQEDILQNSAHQLVMDSASGARTIIDGKEYSFFAGTSYYELHKHEAVINSSIEALKKYGITSASSRGSYGTTQLLLDLEMEAARFFDTEDAAYIPSGFLSDLAAIPALDITNSFDIIFIDEVAHYSNQHAVKLNGKPVITFSHMDIDDLNKKLSSNLKMNQTPLIITDGIFPISGEIAPIDLYEKAVSNYNGIIWIDDAHAMGILGENGRGTKEYYGLDSDRIFYGGTFSKAFGGFGGIVPANKELIDEIKNNHILNGATPAPSSAIAASLTGLRMVKENPQFKDLLWENAKYLKSELRKIGIETNETVVPIVSWSLKNKELMQKVHRELMEKGFLIQYINYMGSGENGALRIVVFSTHTKEQIKNLIYELNRIL; from the coding sequence ATGCAAGAGGACATCCTTCAAAATAGCGCGCATCAATTAGTTATGGATTCCGCGTCCGGAGCCAGAACTATAATTGACGGAAAGGAATACTCTTTTTTTGCCGGTACAAGTTATTATGAATTGCATAAACATGAAGCTGTTATAAATTCATCGATCGAAGCTCTAAAGAAATATGGTATAACAAGCGCGTCATCCCGTGGAAGTTATGGAACAACTCAACTATTACTTGATCTTGAAATGGAAGCCGCCCGCTTTTTTGATACAGAAGACGCGGCGTATATTCCATCGGGATTTCTTTCCGATCTCGCGGCAATTCCGGCATTAGATATCACTAATTCATTTGACATAATATTTATTGACGAAGTAGCTCATTATAGTAATCAGCATGCGGTAAAGTTGAATGGAAAACCGGTTATTACTTTCTCTCACATGGATATAGATGATTTGAATAAAAAATTATCCTCCAATCTTAAAATGAATCAAACACCGCTTATAATTACGGATGGGATATTTCCTATTAGTGGTGAAATAGCCCCAATTGATCTGTATGAAAAAGCAGTGAGTAATTATAATGGTATTATTTGGATTGATGACGCACACGCAATGGGTATTCTTGGCGAAAATGGAAGGGGAACAAAAGAATATTATGGATTAGATTCTGACAGAATATTTTATGGAGGAACATTCTCAAAAGCATTTGGTGGATTTGGTGGAATAGTACCTGCTAATAAAGAATTGATTGACGAAATAAAGAATAATCATATACTTAATGGTGCAACACCAGCTCCATCATCCGCTATTGCCGCATCTTTAACGGGTTTGCGAATGGTGAAGGAAAATCCCCAGTTTAAAGACTTGTTGTGGGAAAATGCAAAGTACCTTAAAAGCGAATTGAGAAAGATTGGCATTGAGACTAATGAAACGGTAGTGCCAATAGTATCCTGGAGCTTAAAGAATAAAGAACTGATGCAAAAAGTTCATCGGGAATTAATGGAAAAAGGTTTTTTGATACAGTATATAAATTACATGGGCAGTGGTGAAAATGGAGCTTTAAGAATAGTGGTGTTTTCTACTCACACTAAAGAGCAAATTAAAAACTTGATTTACGAACTCAATAGAATTCTATAA
- a CDS encoding glycosyltransferase family 2 protein, which produces MITVFLPYSGAQHSAETIQELNSCKLISKIYLLSTKKFDDVPRNCEVLEVPDITSTTTFEMIRDKAEAKFICLFTQDNHFQLGQFAVERFYNVINSTGAALVYSNFFDKKENEISKHPVNDYQLGSLRDDFDFGYMMFINTEFLKKYKSEQQYKFAGIYDLRLHLSTHREFIRIPEFLYTTVETDLRKSGVKQFDYVNPKNRDVQIEMELAVTSHLKKIGAYLSPKFDEIELTDSEFTLEASVIIPVKNRVSTIGDAITSVLSQKTDFKFNLLVVDNYSDDGTTEKIKEFAEKDERLIHIIPQRKDLGIGGCWNEAVSHDLCGRYSIQLDSDDIYYDEFTVQKIVDLFRKEKCAMVIGSYKMTNFKLEEIPPGIVDHKEWTPDNGRNNALRINGLGAPRAFYTPVLREFKIPNVSYGEDYAVGLLISRNYQIGRIYEPIYMCRRWEGNSDASLDINKQNIYNEYKDRIRTIEVLARQRKNRNADNSD; this is translated from the coding sequence ATGATTACTGTTTTTCTACCCTACAGCGGAGCTCAGCACAGCGCCGAAACCATTCAAGAATTGAACTCATGCAAGCTTATTTCTAAAATTTATCTGCTATCCACTAAAAAGTTTGATGATGTACCCCGCAATTGTGAAGTATTGGAGGTACCCGACATAACCAGCACAACCACATTTGAAATGATTAGAGATAAAGCGGAAGCAAAGTTTATTTGCCTCTTTACTCAGGATAATCATTTCCAACTCGGGCAATTTGCCGTAGAAAGATTTTATAATGTTATTAATTCTACCGGAGCGGCTTTAGTTTACTCAAATTTCTTCGATAAAAAAGAGAATGAGATTAGCAAACATCCTGTTAACGATTATCAACTCGGCAGTCTTCGTGACGATTTTGATTTTGGATACATGATGTTTATTAATACAGAATTTTTGAAGAAATACAAGAGTGAACAGCAATATAAATTCGCCGGTATTTATGATTTAAGGCTGCATCTATCAACTCATCGTGAGTTTATTAGAATACCGGAATTTTTATATACGACTGTTGAAACTGATCTTCGTAAAAGTGGCGTAAAACAATTCGATTATGTAAATCCCAAAAACCGTGACGTGCAAATTGAAATGGAGTTAGCTGTAACTTCTCATCTTAAAAAAATTGGTGCTTATCTTTCTCCTAAATTTGATGAGATTGAATTAACAGATTCTGAATTTACTCTCGAGGCTTCTGTTATAATACCGGTTAAAAACAGAGTTAGCACTATTGGTGATGCTATAACTTCGGTGTTGTCCCAGAAGACAGATTTTAAGTTTAATCTGCTTGTTGTTGATAATTATTCTGATGATGGAACGACGGAAAAAATAAAAGAGTTTGCTGAAAAAGATGAGAGACTTATTCACATAATTCCTCAACGAAAAGATTTAGGAATTGGTGGGTGCTGGAATGAAGCTGTAAGTCATGATTTATGCGGAAGATATTCTATTCAATTGGATAGCGATGATATTTATTACGATGAATTTACTGTTCAAAAAATTGTCGATCTTTTCAGAAAAGAAAAATGCGCCATGGTAATTGGCAGCTATAAAATGACCAATTTCAAATTGGAAGAGATTCCCCCCGGAATTGTTGATCATAAAGAATGGACACCTGATAATGGCAGAAATAACGCACTAAGAATTAATGGTCTTGGCGCACCAAGAGCATTTTACACGCCGGTATTAAGGGAATTTAAAATCCCGAATGTAAGCTACGGTGAAGATTATGCCGTCGGTTTATTAATTTCCAGAAATTATCAGATCGGCAGAATATATGAGCCGATTTATATGTGCAGAAGATGGGAAGGAAATTCGGATGCCTCACTCGATATCAACAAACAAAATATATATAACGAGTATAAAGATAGGATCAGAACTATAGAAGTTCTTGCGCGCCAGAGGAAAAACCGCAATGCAGATAATTCCGACTGA
- a CDS encoding IPT/TIG domain-containing protein, translating into MKKVKQIFYSVLLLIIAAFSFGCNEEASPSLYQVEPKGNIPVISSMEPANEALAGVTDITINGSNFSSVSEENFVFFGTAKAVVLSASPNKLVVKAPKLIQNQLNTKIAVQGVEDFSNVVKYNLLEAVGIYYAFTKGVEDPMTVTIDKDENVYVYLNNRGVKKITPAGVISDFAPKGAESFFFDMKFGPNNILYGTRNLRAIFQVEEGKVAATYVTFPTGNAIVALDFDANKNMWAAGTGGNLFSITPAKVITAFPIDYSVSSIRVYNGYLYVAGKKDSEEAIYRYKINSETSIGDKEKYFDIGAKYGLGKVTVGALAFSADGDLIIGSNQNDALIVVKNGGTASGLYPGLIAPAARSLVWGTKRNLFYVREYTEVGTGGTVSILHTLVRVDMQKTSAPYYGIQ; encoded by the coding sequence ATGAAAAAGGTAAAACAAATTTTTTATTCAGTACTTTTATTAATAATTGCGGCATTCAGTTTTGGATGCAACGAAGAAGCCTCCCCAAGTTTATATCAGGTTGAACCGAAAGGTAACATCCCGGTGATTTCGAGCATGGAACCGGCAAATGAGGCTTTGGCGGGGGTTACCGATATTACTATCAACGGCTCAAATTTTTCTTCTGTATCGGAAGAAAATTTTGTCTTCTTTGGTACCGCGAAAGCGGTTGTGCTCTCGGCCTCTCCGAATAAGCTGGTTGTAAAAGCGCCTAAATTAATTCAGAATCAATTAAATACAAAAATAGCTGTGCAGGGAGTAGAAGATTTTAGCAATGTTGTAAAATATAATCTTCTTGAAGCTGTTGGAATATATTACGCTTTCACCAAAGGTGTTGAAGATCCTATGACCGTAACCATAGATAAAGACGAAAATGTTTATGTGTATCTAAATAATAGGGGAGTTAAAAAAATAACTCCTGCCGGAGTGATTTCAGATTTCGCTCCAAAAGGAGCTGAGTCATTTTTCTTCGATATGAAATTTGGACCGAATAATATTCTATATGGCACGAGAAATTTAAGAGCTATCTTCCAGGTTGAAGAGGGAAAAGTTGCCGCTACATATGTAACATTCCCAACAGGTAATGCAATTGTAGCGCTCGATTTTGACGCTAATAAGAATATGTGGGCCGCCGGCACCGGAGGGAATCTTTTCAGCATTACTCCTGCAAAAGTTATTACCGCTTTCCCAATAGATTATTCTGTTTCATCAATAAGAGTTTATAATGGATATCTATATGTTGCCGGTAAAAAGGATAGTGAGGAAGCAATCTATAGATATAAGATAAACTCAGAAACTTCGATAGGAGATAAGGAAAAATATTTTGATATAGGTGCAAAATATGGATTGGGTAAAGTTACTGTCGGCGCACTCGCGTTTTCGGCTGATGGTGATTTAATAATTGGCTCTAATCAAAATGATGCATTAATTGTAGTGAAGAATGGAGGAACTGCTTCTGGTCTTTATCCAGGATTAATTGCCCCGGCAGCAAGATCACTGGTGTGGGGTACAAAAAGAAATTTGTTTTATGTAAGAGAATATACTGAAGTAGGAACAGGAGGCACTGTTTCAATTCTACATACATTGGTTCGCGTTGATATGCAAAAAACGAGCGCGCCATATTATGGGATTCAGTAA
- a CDS encoding T9SS type A sorting domain-containing protein, with amino-acid sequence MLKKITLLLALVIMTASIIEAQWSNQGAWPTSNPNSGQNHATAVDGEGKIWVGRWASVNHAVAPGDTVKGVYLLYVYNPDGTQAPFSPIWKILNDTMRNTTNRGMRTNIDGNILVATGGPALYLVDHKTGLGLKKATLAAAPTAPAVANDGTIFIGPVSPGAFPVSMYDQNLTLIGSAIEKAPGFSRSFEVSKNGNTIYWAGYTTGKVYVYNRADEFSAFALKDSIMQGARCESFTWQPGTGYLWMAGGSMNDKPDAGSGFTPGSWYAYDFTSKKVVDSMKWAFRDPANPVERPRALAFSLDGKIAYLGSFGTGTTDLVQKVVQGGTDVKKLEELPTGYELSQNYPNPFNPTTNIKFSIPEQGFVSLKVYNTIGEEVATLLDTFKGVGTYEVSFDASQLASGIYMYKLTTGTVTLSKKMLLVK; translated from the coding sequence ATGTTAAAGAAAATTACATTATTACTTGCATTAGTAATTATGACTGCAAGTATTATTGAGGCACAATGGAGTAATCAAGGGGCTTGGCCCACGAGCAATCCAAACAGCGGCCAAAACCATGCAACCGCAGTAGATGGAGAGGGAAAAATTTGGGTTGGTAGATGGGCTAGTGTAAATCATGCTGTTGCACCTGGAGATACAGTTAAAGGAGTATACCTTCTTTATGTTTATAATCCAGATGGAACTCAAGCACCATTCTCACCAATATGGAAAATATTAAACGATACAATGCGAAATACAACAAACAGAGGCATGCGAACAAATATTGATGGTAACATTTTAGTTGCTACCGGCGGACCTGCATTATATTTAGTTGACCATAAGACAGGGTTAGGACTAAAAAAAGCAACTCTGGCCGCTGCTCCTACTGCTCCTGCAGTTGCGAATGATGGCACAATATTTATCGGACCGGTAAGTCCTGGTGCATTTCCTGTATCAATGTATGATCAGAATTTAACATTGATTGGATCAGCAATTGAAAAGGCACCTGGTTTTTCTAGAAGTTTTGAAGTATCTAAAAATGGAAATACAATTTATTGGGCTGGATATACAACAGGTAAAGTATATGTATATAACAGGGCAGATGAATTTTCGGCGTTCGCATTAAAAGATTCAATAATGCAAGGCGCACGTTGCGAATCATTTACATGGCAGCCTGGAACAGGATATTTGTGGATGGCTGGCGGTTCAATGAATGATAAACCAGATGCTGGTTCAGGTTTTACACCTGGTTCTTGGTATGCTTATGATTTTACATCTAAAAAAGTGGTTGATAGTATGAAGTGGGCTTTCAGAGATCCTGCAAATCCAGTTGAAAGACCAAGAGCATTAGCATTTTCGCTTGATGGAAAAATTGCATATCTCGGCTCTTTTGGCACAGGTACAACCGATCTAGTTCAAAAAGTAGTTCAGGGTGGAACCGATGTAAAAAAATTAGAGGAATTGCCAACTGGATATGAACTGTCACAAAACTATCCAAATCCATTCAACCCAACAACAAATATTAAGTTTTCAATTCCTGAACAAGGATTTGTTAGCTTAAAAGTTTATAACACAATTGGTGAAGAAGTTGCTACATTGTTAGATACATTCAAAGGCGTTGGAACTTATGAAGTAAGCTTTGATGCTTCTCAATTAGCAAGCGGTATTTATATGTATAAACTTACAACAGGTACTGTTACTCTTTCGAAGAAAATGTTGTTAGTTAAGTAA
- a CDS encoding PorV/PorQ family protein, with translation MKNKISITLLILITLFHSLNAQDKKLAQTGMKFLSVSTDARSSGFGEAITAVDLGSASAIFYNPATMASIHEFTSLTVGNVSWIADIKHLHSAIAFAPFDGDYGVFGISFQSVDYGEFLGTIVADNEQGYIDVGTYSPTAMAIGIGYAKALSTKFSVGGNVKYVKQDLGSSIIDVDDAGGYVQESNSLGAMAFDFGILYKTGFKSLNFGMSVRNFSTELKYKEETFQLPLTFRIGLSMDAMDLIDVDKNNHSLIVAVDASHPRDYSEQLFIGGEYTFMNTFSLRAGFVSPADEHNFSAGFGIKRNIAGMNIGVDYAYQPFGIFDNVHRFSFNFSF, from the coding sequence ATGAAAAATAAGATAAGTATCACATTGTTAATATTGATTACACTTTTTCATTCTCTGAATGCGCAGGATAAAAAACTTGCACAGACCGGCATGAAATTTTTAAGTGTATCTACCGATGCTAGGAGCAGCGGTTTTGGTGAAGCGATTACTGCAGTCGATCTTGGCTCAGCATCCGCTATTTTTTATAATCCCGCTACAATGGCTTCCATTCATGAATTTACCTCTTTAACTGTAGGTAATGTAAGCTGGATTGCCGATATCAAGCATCTTCATTCCGCAATTGCGTTCGCCCCTTTCGATGGCGATTATGGAGTTTTTGGAATTTCGTTCCAATCAGTTGATTATGGCGAATTTTTAGGAACAATAGTAGCCGATAATGAACAGGGTTACATTGATGTAGGAACATATTCACCAACCGCAATGGCTATTGGTATTGGCTACGCGAAAGCGTTATCAACAAAATTCTCCGTTGGCGGTAATGTTAAATATGTAAAACAGGATTTGGGCAGCAGTATAATTGATGTTGATGATGCAGGCGGTTATGTACAAGAATCAAACTCATTGGGAGCTATGGCTTTCGATTTTGGTATTCTTTACAAAACCGGATTTAAGAGTTTGAACTTTGGAATGAGTGTGAGAAATTTTTCAACCGAGTTAAAGTACAAGGAAGAAACATTTCAATTACCATTAACATTTAGAATCGGTTTATCGATGGATGCAATGGATTTGATTGATGTTGATAAAAATAATCATTCTTTAATTGTTGCCGTTGACGCTTCCCATCCCCGCGATTATAGCGAGCAACTGTTTATTGGTGGTGAGTACACATTCATGAATACATTTTCATTGCGTGCGGGATTTGTATCTCCGGCAGACGAACATAATTTTTCTGCTGGATTTGGAATTAAACGCAATATCGCCGGTATGAATATAGGTGTTGATTATGCTTATCAACCATTTGGAATATTTGATAATGTTCACAGATTCTCATTTAACTTTTCATTTTAA